In the Nitrospirales bacterium LBB_01 genome, one interval contains:
- a CDS encoding PAS domain S-box protein, protein MLLSYNTAVIYTLSDIFNVKELQELSASFTRLTGAVTTILDLDGNILTTSGWQQICTDFHRVNHITAVKCMETDTVLASKLQAKEQYNVYRCKNGLVDVAVPIIIDGVHMGNLFTGQFLFEPPNEQFFIKQAEECGFNKEEYLKALSKVPIFNEEYAKMLVDFMLRLAKVIAETGLTKKRILESTVNTLPGIFYTIDTTGKFLMWNKNLETVSGYSYEEISKMNPLNFFTGDDKKTINSAIEEAFETGDVVTEANVHTKNGRDIPYYFTGSVIEIDGVKCLTGLGTDMSEYKAMESNLRDSEEKYRLLFEHENDAIFLCDAETYEFIDSNDAWCNLYGYSREEMKGQRVFILSAEPEKSERIAKTITSLRVPHILHKHKDGTVFSVELSIGSFTHKGRNMFCVISRDITERIRLEETLKQFTVNLEKKVAEEIEKNRMKDQLMYEQSRHMAMGELLVNIAHQWRQPLAAIGLLVQDLRDAYLCNELNEEYINKNITDVMSELVALSNTIDGFKDFYLSNLQKEVLRIKDMIESALSVTTVYFEVKDIAIEKELDEELTINVVPSEFAQVILNILANVRDVFDQRHVSKRIVKIKSYKDTAADKVVITITDNGGGVREDIIGKIFDPYFTTKDKSRGTGLGLYITKLIVEKSMKGTISVRNINGGAEFKIEV, encoded by the coding sequence GTGCTGCTTAGTTATAATACTGCTGTGATCTATACACTATCAGATATTTTCAACGTTAAGGAGCTTCAGGAGCTATCCGCAAGCTTTACCAGACTTACCGGTGCGGTTACCACTATACTTGATTTAGACGGTAATATTCTTACAACAAGCGGCTGGCAGCAGATATGTACCGATTTTCATCGTGTAAACCACATAACAGCAGTAAAGTGTATGGAAACTGACACTGTCCTTGCAAGCAAACTACAGGCTAAAGAGCAGTACAACGTTTACAGATGCAAAAACGGGCTTGTGGATGTTGCAGTGCCTATAATTATTGACGGCGTACACATGGGCAATCTCTTTACCGGGCAGTTTCTTTTTGAGCCGCCAAATGAGCAATTTTTTATCAAACAGGCAGAGGAATGCGGATTTAATAAAGAGGAGTATCTTAAGGCTCTTTCAAAGGTTCCGATATTTAATGAGGAATATGCAAAAATGTTGGTTGATTTCATGCTGCGCCTTGCTAAAGTAATCGCTGAAACTGGCCTGACAAAAAAGAGAATTCTGGAATCAACAGTTAACACACTGCCCGGCATATTTTACACTATTGACACAACAGGTAAGTTTTTAATGTGGAACAAAAACTTAGAGACGGTTTCAGGCTATTCTTACGAGGAAATTTCAAAAATGAACCCTTTGAATTTTTTTACCGGAGATGACAAAAAGACAATTAACTCAGCAATAGAAGAAGCATTTGAAACTGGAGACGTCGTTACAGAAGCTAACGTTCACACTAAAAACGGACGTGATATTCCATATTATTTCACCGGTTCGGTGATAGAAATTGACGGCGTTAAGTGCCTGACTGGACTGGGAACCGATATGTCAGAGTATAAGGCAATGGAAAGCAATCTCAGAGACAGCGAAGAAAAGTACAGATTGTTATTTGAACATGAAAATGACGCAATATTTCTTTGTGACGCTGAAACGTATGAGTTTATAGATTCAAATGATGCGTGGTGTAATCTATATGGTTACAGCAGAGAGGAGATGAAAGGTCAACGTGTGTTTATTCTATCTGCAGAACCTGAAAAATCAGAAAGAATAGCAAAAACTATAACAAGCCTGAGAGTGCCACATATCTTACATAAGCATAAGGATGGAACAGTTTTTTCTGTAGAGTTGAGTATAGGTTCTTTTACCCATAAAGGACGCAATATGTTTTGTGTAATATCAAGAGATATAACGGAGCGGATACGCCTTGAGGAGACACTAAAACAATTCACAGTCAATCTTGAAAAAAAGGTTGCTGAGGAGATTGAAAAAAACAGAATGAAAGACCAGCTGATGTATGAGCAATCGCGCCACATGGCAATGGGAGAGCTTTTGGTTAATATTGCTCATCAGTGGCGGCAGCCCTTGGCTGCAATTGGTCTTTTAGTTCAGGATTTACGGGACGCTTACCTGTGTAATGAATTAAATGAAGAATATATAAATAAAAATATTACAGATGTTATGTCAGAGCTTGTGGCGCTATCAAACACGATAGACGGCTTTAAGGATTTTTATCTTAGCAATCTGCAAAAAGAGGTACTCAGAATTAAAGACATGATAGAGAGCGCATTATCAGTGACAACCGTGTATTTTGAAGTAAAAGATATTGCGATTGAAAAGGAACTTGATGAGGAATTGACCATTAATGTAGTCCCCAGCGAGTTTGCTCAGGTCATACTAAACATATTGGCTAACGTCAGGGATGTTTTTGACCAAAGACACGTCTCAAAACGTATTGTTAAGATTAAGTCATACAAAGACACTGCTGCTGACAAGGTGGTTATCACGATAACCGATAACGGAGGCGGAGTTCGTGAGGATATTATCGGTAAAATTTTTGATCCCTATTTTACAACCAAAGACAAATCCAGAGGGACAGGGCTTGGCTTATATATCACAAAACTTATAGTGGAAAAGAGCATGAAAGGCACAATTTCTGTAAGAAACATTAATGGTGGCGCAGAGTTTAAGATAGAGGTGTAG
- the truA gene encoding tRNA pseudouridine(38-40) synthase TruA, whose amino-acid sequence MKKIRLTIQYDGTNYLGWQRQPKGKTIAGTIETALKKITGEDVTLIGSGRTDSGVHALKQTAAFTTSSAHEPDVFMKALNSTLPFDIKITTAATAALNFHPQYDAKSKTYFYLIYNSEVLSPFFYRYCCHLKRPLDIIKMTDAAQCFIGKKDFKSFTASDSDIKTTVREIFSLNITVMEHVELFGTMIDGDFIKITITANGFLRHMVRNIVGTLVDAGYGKVDTLKVIEIINGCDRTLAGKTMPAKGLFLEDVFY is encoded by the coding sequence ATAAAAAAAATCCGGCTAACCATTCAATATGATGGAACAAATTATCTTGGGTGGCAAAGGCAGCCCAAAGGGAAAACCATTGCAGGCACAATAGAGACTGCTCTAAAGAAAATAACCGGTGAGGACGTCACATTAATCGGCTCAGGACGCACCGACTCTGGAGTTCATGCGCTTAAGCAAACAGCCGCCTTTACCACATCATCAGCTCATGAGCCTGATGTATTTATGAAAGCCCTAAATAGCACACTCCCATTTGATATTAAAATAACCACAGCCGCAACTGCTGCCCTTAACTTTCACCCCCAGTATGATGCCAAAAGTAAAACATACTTCTACTTAATCTATAACTCAGAGGTGTTAAGTCCGTTCTTTTATCGTTACTGCTGTCACCTGAAGCGACCCCTTGATATTATCAAAATGACTGATGCTGCTCAATGTTTTATCGGGAAAAAAGACTTTAAATCGTTTACGGCCTCAGACTCTGATATTAAAACAACAGTCAGAGAGATTTTTTCGTTAAACATAACCGTAATGGAGCATGTTGAGCTTTTTGGAACTATGATTGACGGAGACTTTATAAAAATAACTATAACAGCCAACGGTTTTCTTCGCCACATGGTCAGAAACATAGTTGGCACTCTGGTTGATGCAGGCTACGGTAAAGTTGACACTCTAAAAGTAATTGAAATTATAAATGGATGCGACAGAACTCTTGCCGGTAAAACCATGCCTGCCAAAGGTCTGTTTCTTGAAGATGTTTTTTATTGA
- a CDS encoding sigma-54-dependent Fis family transcriptional regulator encodes MDKKEKADELQPVKAKRGRPRLSEKIPGQYDQSVSKSPSKLSLKQQPYGEVVSCSVLDKSTESAITFFTRDDAMKQILNDLKGVAKTNYKVLIHGLQGCGKTLMARMIHNLSERANSAFVEFDTKAIAPDDMESFLFGQTSLLSKANHGTLYIKDFLNMPVWLLEKLVAAVDSHRYVPVGGVEPENLNVRLITSVSKDIKSVANSNDVTENLLYRLSDFFLPAPPLKDRAADVKILFDHFLANTCANLKIDVPVVSNEAYRLMDTHDWPGNIAEVKSIAKNAVLKAAPNMITIEHIMFLKQPYTLPQDGPLRLKEVISGVVATYETNIIRELLERFKGNKSKVSRYLAIDYKTLLNKIKEHNI; translated from the coding sequence ATGGACAAGAAAGAGAAAGCAGATGAGTTACAACCAGTAAAGGCAAAACGCGGCAGGCCAAGGTTATCGGAGAAAATTCCAGGGCAGTATGACCAGTCAGTTTCAAAATCCCCGTCAAAACTAAGTTTAAAACAACAACCATATGGCGAGGTGGTTTCATGTTCGGTTTTAGACAAGAGCACAGAAAGCGCCATAACTTTTTTCACTCGGGATGATGCAATGAAGCAAATCCTTAACGACTTAAAAGGTGTTGCAAAGACCAATTACAAGGTGTTAATCCACGGATTGCAGGGATGCGGTAAAACTCTGATGGCAAGGATGATCCATAACCTAAGTGAACGGGCAAACAGCGCCTTTGTTGAGTTTGATACAAAGGCAATTGCACCGGATGATATGGAAAGTTTCTTATTTGGACAGACAAGCCTTTTAAGTAAGGCAAACCATGGAACACTGTATATTAAAGATTTTTTAAATATGCCTGTCTGGCTTTTGGAAAAGCTCGTAGCTGCCGTGGATAGTCACAGATACGTACCAGTTGGAGGCGTTGAACCAGAAAATCTAAATGTTCGCCTTATTACATCTGTAAGCAAAGACATAAAAAGTGTTGCTAATTCTAATGACGTGACTGAAAACTTGCTGTACAGGTTGAGTGATTTCTTTTTACCTGCACCTCCGCTTAAGGATAGGGCAGCAGATGTAAAGATTTTATTTGACCACTTTTTGGCAAACACATGCGCCAACCTTAAAATTGACGTACCGGTTGTTTCCAATGAGGCATACAGGCTGATGGACACTCACGACTGGCCAGGTAACATTGCAGAGGTAAAGAGTATTGCCAAAAATGCCGTGCTCAAAGCAGCACCTAATATGATTACAATTGAGCATATAATGTTTCTAAAGCAGCCATACACGCTCCCACAGGATGGCCCGCTCAGATTAAAAGAGGTAATCTCAGGGGTTGTAGCCACTTACGAGACAAACATCATCCGTGAGCTTCTTGAGAGATTTAAGGGTAATAAGAGCAAAGTGTCCAGATACCTTGCCATTGACTACAAGACACTGCTTAATAAGATAAAGGAACATAATATATAA
- a CDS encoding type II toxin-antitoxin system HicB family antitoxin, with protein MRQVIIYPGEDGYWVAQCPTLPGCISQGITKNEALHNIKEAISLYIETLSEDGHLIPEDNLELVRV; from the coding sequence ATGAGACAGGTGATAATTTATCCTGGAGAGGACGGATATTGGGTTGCACAGTGCCCAACACTGCCAGGATGTATAAGTCAGGGGATAACAAAAAATGAAGCGCTCCACAATATCAAGGAGGCCATAAGCCTGTATATTGAAACATTAAGCGAGGATGGACACTTAATACCTGAGGATAATTTGGAATTAGTAAGAGTATGA
- a CDS encoding addiction module toxin, HicA family: MKLPVVSGRDCVKALEKSGFIFKRQRSSHIILMREHHYSLIVVPDHATLDRGTLRAIIRQTGLAVDEFLKLL; the protein is encoded by the coding sequence ATGAAATTACCTGTTGTTTCAGGTCGTGATTGCGTAAAAGCCCTTGAAAAGTCAGGATTTATATTCAAAAGACAGCGTAGCAGCCATATAATACTAATGAGGGAACATCATTACTCGCTAATTGTAGTGCCGGATCATGCCACATTAGACAGAGGAACTTTAAGAGCAATCATAAGACAAACCGGACTTGCTGTCGACGAGTTTTTAAAACTGCTTTAA
- the proB gene encoding glutamate 5-kinase, translated as MSETIVVKIGSNILASEKGLNEKTIEQLAWDISAAHDEGYDMVVVSSGAVAAGRYKLSIEGRIRDINLKQAVAAVGQSSLVWAYEKAFGAFGKKVAQVLLTRDVFSDRKRFINAGNTLNTLLSLKVIPIINENDTVSVEELKFGDNDMLAALVATLLNASKLIILSDIDGLYTADPRKNSKAELIGEVAEITDEIEALAGGAGTISGTGGMYSKVKAAKIATAHGVTVTIINGKKSGQLASVLRGGTAFGTTFAAKAKKHGARKSWIASYLHTRGSVCLDEGAAKAVVSNGKSLLPSGVRSIEGSFERGDAVYCITLDGKKIAKGIVNYGSSELLRIAGHKTSEIEGLLGYKYSDEIIHRNNLTLL; from the coding sequence ATGTCAGAAACTATAGTGGTAAAGATAGGGAGTAACATTTTAGCCTCTGAAAAGGGGCTAAATGAAAAGACAATAGAACAGCTGGCATGGGACATATCGGCAGCGCACGATGAGGGGTATGACATGGTGGTAGTGTCCTCTGGGGCTGTTGCGGCTGGGCGATATAAGCTTTCTATAGAGGGGCGTATCCGCGATATAAATTTAAAACAGGCAGTTGCCGCAGTTGGTCAGAGCTCTCTTGTGTGGGCTTATGAGAAAGCGTTTGGCGCATTTGGCAAAAAAGTAGCTCAGGTGCTCCTCACCAGAGATGTTTTTTCAGACAGAAAGCGGTTTATAAATGCCGGAAACACGCTTAACACCCTTCTTTCGTTAAAGGTAATCCCGATTATAAATGAAAATGACACGGTATCGGTAGAGGAGCTTAAGTTTGGCGACAATGACATGTTGGCAGCCCTTGTTGCAACTCTGCTTAATGCTTCAAAACTCATAATACTTTCCGATATAGACGGTCTTTACACAGCCGACCCAAGGAAAAACAGCAAAGCAGAATTAATCGGCGAAGTAGCTGAGATAACCGATGAGATTGAAGCGCTGGCAGGAGGCGCTGGCACAATATCCGGCACAGGCGGAATGTACTCAAAAGTTAAGGCCGCTAAAATTGCCACAGCACACGGCGTCACTGTAACCATCATAAATGGAAAGAAGTCAGGGCAGCTTGCGAGTGTTTTAAGAGGAGGCACTGCCTTTGGCACTACATTTGCGGCAAAGGCAAAAAAACATGGCGCACGAAAAAGCTGGATAGCCTCCTACCTTCATACGCGCGGCAGTGTCTGCCTTGACGAGGGCGCAGCAAAAGCCGTTGTCAGTAACGGGAAAAGCCTCCTGCCCTCAGGAGTCAGGTCAATTGAAGGGAGCTTTGAACGCGGCGATGCCGTTTACTGCATCACACTTGACGGTAAGAAGATTGCTAAGGGGATAGTCAACTACGGAAGCTCCGAACTTCTGCGTATTGCGGGGCATAAGACCTCAGAGATTGAGGGCTTACTTGGTTATAAGTACTCTGATGAGATAATACACAGAAACAATCTGACGTTGTTATAG
- a CDS encoding chemotaxis protein CheV: MTNIIDQIKSEILLETGTNELEILEFYIDEESRLGQESRSFFGMNVAKVMQVIENPNLKPRDYAQNPCFLGTIPLRDHIVPIIDLSIWLGVQRTADSGIIIITEFSKSVQGFLVSGVTEITRFQWKEVVPPGRFISHLGSKAIVGMVYAKDHFIQLLDLEHIISDLDPHSSLDSWKTTVRAQTQYRALIVDDSETIREIIRRNMEAANFKTKLLDNGQEALEYLKGLGKKGAAEGKDIIEYVDVVISDIEMPLLDGYTLTKNIKQDPYLQKIPVILYSSLITTELRHKGESVGADDQVSKPDLNEMAARAIKLIEERLALV, encoded by the coding sequence ATGACAAATATAATAGATCAGATAAAGTCTGAGATACTTCTGGAGACGGGAACAAATGAGTTGGAAATTCTTGAGTTTTACATCGATGAAGAGAGCAGGCTTGGGCAGGAGAGCCGCTCATTCTTTGGGATGAATGTTGCAAAAGTGATGCAGGTCATAGAAAACCCTAACCTTAAGCCGAGAGACTATGCCCAAAATCCGTGTTTTTTAGGCACCATTCCTCTTCGTGACCACATAGTGCCAATAATAGACCTAAGCATCTGGCTTGGCGTACAGAGAACGGCTGACTCCGGCATCATAATCATCACTGAATTCAGCAAATCAGTTCAAGGTTTTTTGGTTTCAGGGGTCACAGAGATAACGCGTTTTCAGTGGAAAGAGGTGGTGCCTCCGGGTCGGTTCATATCGCATCTGGGTTCAAAGGCAATCGTAGGTATGGTTTATGCCAAAGACCATTTTATACAACTCCTTGATCTTGAACATATTATCTCAGATTTAGACCCTCACTCATCACTTGATTCGTGGAAAACCACAGTGAGGGCACAGACTCAGTATCGAGCGCTTATTGTGGATGACTCAGAAACAATCCGGGAGATAATCAGAAGAAACATGGAGGCAGCCAACTTTAAAACAAAACTATTAGACAATGGACAAGAGGCACTGGAGTATTTAAAGGGGCTAGGAAAGAAAGGAGCAGCCGAGGGCAAAGACATTATTGAATACGTTGATGTTGTCATATCAGATATAGAGATGCCTCTTCTTGATGGCTACACATTGACTAAAAACATAAAACAAGATCCGTATTTACAAAAAATTCCAGTAATTCTGTACTCATCACTTATCACAACCGAGCTGCGTCACAAGGGAGAATCGGTGGGAGCGGATGATCAGGTATCAAAACCGGATTTAAATGAAATGGCAGCTAGAGCAATAAAACTCATAGAGGAGAGGTTGGCGTTAGTTTAA
- a CDS encoding chemotaxis protein CheA, whose amino-acid sequence MVSTENDSDLLVTFGMETLRRLHEIDSLLLKLKEGGVSFESSINQIFRDAHSIKSGANLLKLKNIEQLAHAVEDVLHVLRDRKIIPDTHSTNIILEATDFLRQLIYLIKLSNHANIESVVRKLNGLSASLQKRSN is encoded by the coding sequence ATGGTGAGTACTGAAAATGATTCAGATTTATTAGTGACATTTGGGATGGAAACGCTAAGGCGCCTCCATGAGATAGATTCTTTGCTCCTTAAACTTAAAGAAGGCGGTGTTTCTTTTGAAAGCAGTATCAATCAAATATTCAGGGATGCTCACTCTATAAAATCCGGCGCTAATCTTTTAAAACTTAAAAATATAGAGCAGCTTGCACATGCGGTTGAGGATGTGTTGCATGTCCTGAGAGACAGGAAAATCATTCCTGACACACACTCAACCAACATAATCTTAGAAGCGACAGACTTTCTCAGACAACTCATCTATTTGATTAAACTAAGTAATCATGCAAATATAGAATCAGTCGTCAGAAAGCTCAACGGGCTTTCGGCGTCGCTTCAAAAAAGAAGTAATTGA
- a CDS encoding phosphodiester glycosidase family protein: MPILLFRIFLVSLALAASTAHGLEANWIKLDTGMEFAEFEASADTTGDKVKISVLRVNPRDFELKLFTTSDLGGESMTAKEWAKKFKLLAVTNAGMYQEDGKTSVGFMKSKGRILNSRIAKAYKTMLALEPKNKYDRDFEIIDMECEKDNTTINRYKTVIQNIRMISCNQENVWTPQTNSWSVAALGMDKSGNILFLMSVTPLSVHDFIKIILQLPLKIHVAMYLEGGKQASLYINAGGREIQRAGKSGININTSDAFWPIPNVLGLVKKK; encoded by the coding sequence ATGCCGATTTTATTATTCAGGATATTTTTAGTTTCCTTAGCGCTTGCAGCAAGCACAGCGCATGGCTTAGAGGCAAATTGGATTAAGTTAGATACCGGAATGGAATTTGCTGAGTTTGAAGCATCGGCTGATACAACAGGTGATAAGGTAAAAATATCCGTTCTAAGAGTAAATCCCAGAGATTTTGAATTAAAATTATTCACCACTTCTGATTTAGGAGGCGAGAGCATGACCGCTAAAGAGTGGGCTAAGAAGTTTAAGCTTTTAGCGGTAACCAATGCCGGAATGTATCAGGAGGATGGGAAGACAAGTGTGGGATTTATGAAAAGTAAGGGGCGTATTCTTAACTCACGCATTGCTAAAGCGTATAAGACAATGTTGGCGCTTGAACCGAAAAATAAATACGATCGTGATTTTGAGATTATTGATATGGAATGTGAAAAAGACAACACAACAATAAACAGATACAAGACTGTGATACAAAACATCAGAATGATAAGCTGCAATCAGGAAAATGTATGGACGCCGCAAACCAATTCATGGAGTGTTGCAGCTTTAGGAATGGATAAGTCGGGAAACATTCTTTTTCTAATGTCGGTGACCCCTCTGAGTGTGCATGATTTCATCAAGATAATATTACAGCTTCCTTTAAAAATTCATGTTGCGATGTATCTGGAGGGAGGCAAGCAGGCGTCATTGTATATAAATGCCGGAGGCAGAGAAATCCAACGGGCTGGTAAATCGGGCATTAACATAAATACAAGTGATGCCTTCTGGCCTATTCCAAACGTTCTCGGACTGGTTAAAAAGAAGTGA
- a CDS encoding polysaccharide deacetylase family protein, with the protein MQKAIVLTYHCIGSPKKTVRLPGLYVTPKMFSFQMYYLKTFGYNVVRLNDILDFSLEKSLNSQMVAITFDDGFKSFLEFAYPVLQKYKFPATVFLVSSLIGKHNEWDSGYVNEKRQLMNWDDINFLKENAIDFGAHSRTHPSLTKLTDSELEAEIRGSKDDLESKLAMPIEFFCYPYGDSDNRVIESVKQAGFKGAFTTKKGYIKAGGNPYEFNRMSIKLNTGPLAFSYKLL; encoded by the coding sequence ATGCAAAAAGCTATTGTCTTAACATATCATTGTATCGGGAGCCCCAAAAAGACTGTCAGGCTGCCGGGCCTCTACGTTACACCTAAAATGTTTTCCTTTCAAATGTACTATCTGAAAACTTTTGGATATAACGTTGTAAGACTTAACGATATTTTGGATTTTTCACTTGAAAAGTCCTTAAACTCACAGATGGTAGCCATAACTTTTGACGACGGCTTTAAAAGTTTTCTGGAGTTTGCGTATCCAGTCCTACAAAAATATAAATTTCCTGCCACCGTTTTCCTTGTGTCATCCCTGATTGGTAAACATAATGAATGGGACAGCGGCTATGTAAACGAAAAACGGCAGCTGATGAACTGGGATGATATTAATTTCCTAAAGGAAAACGCAATTGACTTTGGCGCTCACTCAAGGACGCACCCGTCACTTACTAAACTCACGGATTCTGAGCTTGAGGCAGAAATCAGGGGATCAAAAGACGATCTTGAATCAAAATTGGCTATGCCGATAGAGTTCTTTTGTTATCCTTACGGTGACAGTGACAACAGGGTCATAGAGAGTGTGAAACAGGCGGGTTTTAAAGGCGCATTTACCACTAAAAAGGGTTATATCAAAGCCGGCGGCAATCCTTATGAGTTTAATCGTATGTCAATTAAACTAAATACGGGCCCGCTTGCGTTTTCATACAAGTTGCTGTAA
- a CDS encoding glycosyltransferase family 4 protein, whose amino-acid sequence MKKILLLYTNTKWSGIGSHGTTLARELLNSGVNVIVGCPRESAVYENCALAGVPVYHLKLKNLMDFAALFRLIYIVYKEGIDIIVSNLGKEYWHVAFVSVLLRRKFVIVRHQANKLKYITNLLMTLCCDHVIAVSGAVKMALTDCGVSPGKVTVIYNGVDLSIFDRSKFNRADAKKSLSIKDGRVVIGTSGRLYEDKGGLVLFNSFIMLLKKFSNLHLLFIGEGPLREVIEREAASNAISDRVTITGFRADIPFLYSAIDIFVLPTSGLESFGLSLVEAMAMEIPVIASNIGGIPEIIADNHNGLLVIQNDPAALADAIYRLLENSSFSDIISKNGRLTVERHFSAQSFSDEFVRFLEGTQ is encoded by the coding sequence ATGAAAAAAATCCTCCTTTTGTACACAAACACTAAGTGGAGCGGTATTGGCTCTCACGGAACAACTCTTGCCCGTGAACTTTTAAACTCAGGAGTAAATGTCATCGTTGGATGCCCACGTGAAAGCGCCGTGTATGAAAATTGTGCGTTAGCAGGTGTGCCAGTGTATCATCTTAAATTAAAAAATCTCATGGATTTTGCTGCACTTTTCAGGCTTATTTACATAGTGTATAAAGAGGGAATAGATATTATAGTGTCCAATCTCGGCAAAGAGTACTGGCATGTAGCGTTTGTTTCAGTTTTGTTAAGGCGTAAGTTTGTAATAGTGCGGCATCAGGCAAACAAGTTGAAATATATCACTAACTTATTAATGACATTGTGTTGTGACCATGTTATAGCTGTAAGCGGCGCCGTTAAAATGGCGCTTACCGATTGCGGTGTAAGCCCGGGAAAAGTCACAGTTATTTATAACGGAGTTGACTTATCAATTTTTGACAGGTCAAAGTTCAACAGAGCTGATGCAAAAAAATCCCTTTCTATCAAAGATGGCAGGGTAGTTATAGGAACCTCAGGCAGATTGTATGAAGACAAAGGCGGGCTGGTCCTATTTAATTCATTTATAATGCTGCTAAAAAAGTTTTCCAATCTTCACTTGCTTTTTATAGGCGAGGGGCCCCTTAGAGAGGTTATTGAACGTGAGGCCGCAAGCAATGCCATTTCAGACCGGGTGACAATTACCGGTTTCAGGGCTGATATACCGTTTTTATACAGCGCTATAGATATTTTTGTGTTGCCTACGTCTGGGCTTGAATCGTTTGGACTTTCGCTTGTTGAAGCAATGGCTATGGAAATTCCCGTGATAGCCTCTAATATCGGAGGAATCCCTGAGATTATTGCGGACAATCATAACGGGCTGCTGGTTATTCAAAATGATCCGGCTGCTTTAGCTGATGCGATTTACAGACTATTAGAGAATTCATCCTTTAGCGATATAATTTCTAAAAACGGGCGCTTAACAGTTGAACGACATTTCTCAGCTCAATCGTTTTCTGATGAGTTTGTCAGATTCCTTGAAGGAACTCAGTAA
- a CDS encoding branched-chain amino acid aminotransferase: protein MIVYLNGEFLPLEDAKISVLDHGFLYGDGFFETLRTYNGVIFKVAEHMERFNRAVSLLGFNLGITSDELKSLIYKTVELNSLTDATVRVTVSRGAGPLGLDPEICPKPTIFIYANAFKPYPQSYYQQGIKVMTASVRRSPLECPHWGTRAQIKSINFLPNVLAKIESRGSGEVLLLDTSGYITECSVSNIFFVNGEALYTPSLECGILDGITRKVVIDIAKKQGITVHEGKYFLNTLYRADEVFLTNTIMEIMPVGEIDGRLFSGSRKVTNLLSTLYKKEVNVF from the coding sequence ATGATAGTGTATTTAAATGGTGAATTTTTACCGCTTGAGGACGCTAAAATATCAGTCCTTGATCACGGGTTTCTCTATGGCGACGGATTTTTTGAGACACTTCGCACGTATAACGGTGTGATTTTTAAAGTGGCGGAGCACATGGAGAGATTCAATAGGGCAGTCAGTCTGCTGGGGTTTAATTTAGGGATAACGTCAGATGAGCTGAAATCATTAATTTATAAAACAGTAGAATTAAACTCACTAACTGATGCAACAGTCAGAGTGACAGTGTCAAGAGGAGCGGGCCCGCTTGGGCTTGATCCAGAAATCTGCCCGAAGCCGACTATCTTTATATACGCTAACGCCTTTAAACCATACCCGCAGTCGTACTACCAACAGGGCATTAAAGTAATGACAGCGTCAGTCAGAAGAAGCCCGCTTGAGTGCCCTCACTGGGGGACTCGTGCGCAGATTAAATCCATCAATTTTCTGCCTAACGTTCTTGCTAAAATTGAGTCCCGCGGCTCAGGGGAGGTTCTTTTGCTTGATACCTCTGGATACATAACCGAGTGCAGCGTATCAAATATTTTTTTTGTAAATGGTGAGGCGCTATATACTCCGTCGCTTGAGTGTGGAATACTTGACGGCATCACACGAAAAGTTGTCATTGATATTGCAAAAAAACAGGGTATTACCGTGCATGAGGGAAAATACTTTCTAAACACTCTGTACCGCGCCGATGAGGTTTTCTTAACAAACACCATTATGGAGATAATGCCGGTAGGAGAAATTGACGGCAGACTTTTTAGCGGCAGCCGGAAAGTTACTAATTTGTTAAGTACGTTATACAAAAAAGAGGTTAATGTATTTTAG
- a CDS encoding AtpZ/AtpI family protein — MTDKSGVFKHIFFASQVGLNIVVATAVGYAIGRGLDYLFNTTPWLTITFLIFGIISGFFETFRLVQKAIKDDD, encoded by the coding sequence TTGACAGATAAATCCGGCGTATTTAAGCACATCTTCTTTGCCAGTCAGGTAGGGCTGAACATTGTAGTTGCAACTGCGGTGGGATATGCTATCGGGCGCGGGCTTGACTACTTATTTAACACAACTCCGTGGCTAACGATTACGTTTCTGATTTTTGGTATAATTTCCGGTTTTTTTGAAACGTTTAGGCTGGTTCAAAAAGCTATAAAAGATGATGATTAA